The following proteins are co-located in the Sphingorhabdus lutea genome:
- a CDS encoding acyltransferase family protein, whose translation MSGIKYRKDIDGLRAFSVLVVILFHAFPNFLTGGFVGVDVFFVISGFLITGIIFKEFDENQFSFAGFFSRRIRRIFPALAAVLLSCFVAGWFLLLSDELAALGRHIFAGSAFISNILLWMEAGYFDKVAETKPLLHLWSLGVEEQFYILWPVILWAAWKTRANIFLLTLSVAILSFCLNLWMIKDFPEATFYWPITRFWEMLSGSMMAWILRYKSAEFEKCINFIDTIFSKLGLNIANISINLLSIMGLSLLLLSAIFFHKDIGFPGHMAVFPILGAIMILAAGPQAFVNQYILSNPMAVAVGLISYPLYLWHWPILSFMHIIDGDVPPFYVMVSGVILSFILSWLTYQFIEKPIRFGMNSKKAVGLLTIFMAILAIAGMLTARFDGVPHRASISAYDVDLGEMVRTNVVDNDCLSYIGVKEAPFYYCRYNDVGGDETIALIGDSHAHAAYPGIAEGLAKQGKNTLLLANSGCPILVGFDAGTNRRERKKCGQSKKFILDKIIGDKRITAVLFSSRGSTYILGYEPADKRQVKDRARPAMTGEQFRAASQKPIDILYAKGKKIYYITENPELHVQSDYCIKRPLRPERTACSLNYNEVAKRQQIYIKAVSQLKNVIILDSLQAFCPNKQSCKIFDNNILLYADDDHLSVTGSHYQYEKLIAPALTAP comes from the coding sequence ATGAGCGGGATAAAATACCGCAAGGATATTGACGGTCTTCGCGCTTTTTCGGTCCTTGTCGTTATTTTATTCCACGCCTTTCCAAATTTTCTGACCGGAGGATTTGTCGGCGTTGATGTATTTTTCGTTATCAGCGGATTTTTAATCACCGGAATAATTTTTAAAGAATTTGACGAAAATCAATTTTCCTTTGCCGGATTTTTCTCCCGTCGGATAAGGCGTATTTTCCCTGCCTTGGCGGCGGTTTTATTATCCTGCTTTGTTGCGGGATGGTTTTTATTATTGTCGGATGAGCTGGCCGCATTGGGCCGCCATATTTTTGCGGGCTCTGCCTTTATCTCCAACATATTATTATGGATGGAGGCGGGATATTTTGACAAGGTGGCGGAAACCAAGCCCTTGCTTCATTTATGGAGCTTGGGGGTAGAGGAGCAATTTTACATCCTCTGGCCGGTTATTTTATGGGCGGCATGGAAAACTCGCGCAAATATATTTTTGCTGACCCTATCGGTCGCCATATTGTCATTTTGTTTGAATTTATGGATGATAAAGGATTTTCCAGAGGCGACATTTTATTGGCCCATCACCCGTTTTTGGGAAATGCTGTCGGGCAGCATGATGGCATGGATATTGCGATATAAAAGCGCAGAATTTGAAAAATGCATCAATTTTATCGACACTATATTTTCAAAATTGGGCCTGAACATTGCGAATATCAGCATCAATTTATTATCAATAATGGGCCTTTCTTTATTATTGTTAAGTGCAATTTTCTTTCATAAGGATATTGGATTTCCAGGGCATATGGCGGTTTTCCCAATTTTGGGGGCAATCATGATATTGGCGGCGGGACCACAAGCTTTTGTGAACCAATATATATTGTCAAACCCCATGGCGGTTGCAGTTGGATTGATAAGCTATCCATTATATTTATGGCATTGGCCGATTTTATCATTCATGCATATAATTGATGGGGATGTGCCGCCATTTTATGTGATGGTTTCGGGCGTGATATTGTCATTCATTTTATCTTGGCTGACCTATCAATTTATTGAAAAACCAATTAGATTTGGAATGAATAGCAAGAAAGCAGTCGGCCTATTGACCATATTTATGGCCATATTGGCAATAGCAGGCATGTTGACCGCGCGTTTTGACGGCGTGCCGCACCGCGCAAGCATATCGGCATATGATGTTGATTTGGGCGAAATGGTCCGCACGAATGTTGTCGATAATGACTGTCTTTCCTATATTGGTGTAAAGGAAGCACCATTTTATTATTGCCGATATAATGATGTTGGCGGGGACGAAACCATCGCCTTAATTGGCGATAGCCATGCCCACGCCGCCTATCCTGGAATTGCCGAAGGTCTGGCAAAACAGGGGAAAAATACCCTGTTATTGGCGAATTCAGGATGCCCTATATTGGTTGGATTTGATGCAGGCACAAATCGCCGTGAACGCAAAAAATGCGGGCAAAGCAAGAAATTTATCTTGGACAAAATTATAGGGGATAAGCGCATTACAGCTGTCCTTTTCTCCTCGCGTGGTTCTACATATATTTTGGGATATGAACCGGCGGATAAGAGGCAGGTGAAGGACAGGGCGCGGCCAGCCATGACGGGGGAGCAATTTCGCGCCGCATCACAAAAACCTATTGATATATTATATGCCAAGGGCAAAAAAATTTATTATATTACCGAAAATCCCGAATTACATGTTCAATCGGATTATTGTATAAAACGCCCATTGCGGCCCGAAAGGACAGCCTGTTCGTTAAATTATAACGAGGTGGCGAAGCGTCAGCAAATTTACATTAAGGCAGTATCACAATTAAAAAATGTGATTATTTTGGATAGTTTACAGGCTTTCTGTCCAAATAAACAATCATGCAAAATTTTCGATAATAATATCCTATTATATGCTGATGATGACCATTTATCGGTAACGGGAAGCCATTATCAATATGAAAAACTTATCGCGCCTGCTTTAACCGCCCCGTAA
- a CDS encoding flavodoxin family protein, producing the protein MANLLIIWDSMTGGSKAMAKAAYDAAIEAAKDAANQEDGTSVKIIHAANICVDDMMRTDGYLFVCPENLAAMSGVMKAMFDRLYYPCLDEIQGRAYAMMICAGSDGSNAVRQIERICTGWRLRAVANPIIICTNIQDKKTILAPKKLDKPTLAPCRDLGCRMAAGLALGIF; encoded by the coding sequence ATGGCCAATTTACTTATCATATGGGACAGCATGACCGGCGGCAGCAAGGCAATGGCCAAGGCGGCCTATGACGCAGCGATTGAAGCAGCCAAGGATGCCGCCAATCAAGAAGATGGCACGTCGGTAAAGATCATCCATGCCGCCAATATATGCGTTGATGATATGATGCGGACCGATGGTTATTTATTTGTCTGTCCGGAAAATCTGGCGGCCATGTCGGGCGTGATGAAGGCGATGTTTGACCGGCTTTATTATCCATGTTTGGACGAAATACAGGGCCGCGCCTATGCCATGATGATTTGCGCGGGTTCGGACGGCAGCAATGCCGTGCGGCAGATAGAGCGCATTTGCACTGGATGGCGGCTTCGCGCGGTGGCCAATCCCATTATCATTTGCACAAATATACAGGATAAGAAGACGATATTGGCGCCAAAGAAATTGGATAAACCAACCCTTGCCCCATGCCGCGATTTGGGATGCCGCATGGCAGCAGGATTGGCCCTAGGCATATTTTAA
- a CDS encoding alkylphosphonate utilization protein yields the protein MSDEDYVYDEVSGEWMPASELAAKQAADTTDDDAIVVRDAVGNILTDGDQVTLIKDLTVKGAGQTLKRGTLIKSIRLTGDAQEIDCRFDGIKGLVLRAEFVRKR from the coding sequence ATGTCCGATGAAGATTATGTCTATGATGAGGTGAGCGGCGAATGGATGCCAGCAAGTGAGCTGGCCGCCAAACAAGCCGCAGATACAACAGATGATGATGCTATCGTCGTGCGTGATGCGGTGGGCAATATTTTAACCGATGGCGACCAAGTAACCTTGATAAAGGATTTAACCGTCAAGGGGGCAGGGCAAACATTAAAGCGCGGCACATTGATTAAATCAATCCGCCTAACCGGTGATGCACAGGAAATTGATTGCCGTTTTGATGGGATAAAGGGGTTGGTCCTTCGCGCCGAATTTGTCCGTAAAAGGTAA